In Planctomycetota bacterium, the genomic window TCCTTGACTTCGTGAAGTTCCTGGCGGGGGATGGCGATGCGGTCGCCCTTGCTGGTGAGTTGATACGCTTCGCTGGTCAAGGGGTCGATGGCGACGCCGCGCTCTTTCAGCGCGGCCATCTCGTCCTTCTCGTTCCAGAAAAACAGATTGTCACCACCGACGAGGACGCGGAAGCGGGGGAGGCGGCCGGTTTTTTCGGGGTCGTCGTTGCGCATCGTGAGGAAATCGACGAAGGGAACGCCGCGGCGTTCGACGATCGTCGCCAGTTCATCAAGCTGGGCGAGCATATTGATGACGCGGCGAAGCTCTTCGCCGGCGAGGCGCTTGAGTTCCTTGCCAGTGTCGTCGCGCAAAATCAGTTCGGTGCCGTCGAGACCCAGGTCGGTGAGCGTGTTGAAAAGCTTGCGCTCGTTGAGGACGTATTCATGCTTCTTGCCCCGGCTCGCCAGATACAGGGGGGGCTGGGCGATGTAGACGCGGTTCTGTTTGATCAGGTCGGACATCTGGCGGAAGAAGAAGGTCAAGAGCAGCGTGCGGATGTGCGAACCGTCCACGTCGGCGTCGGTCATGATGATGATCTTGCCGTAGCGGAGCTTACTGATGTCGAATTCTTCACCGATGCCGCAGCGGAGGGCTTGAATGATGACGCGGATTTCCTCGAAGCCGAGGATCTTGTCGAGCCGGGCTTTTTCCACGTTCAGAATCTTGCCCTTGAGCGGGAGGATCGCCTGGTACTCGCGGTCGCGTCCGCCCTTGGCGGAGCCGCCGGCGGAGTCGCCTTCGACGATGTACATTTCGGAGCGATCGACGTCCTTGCTGGTGCAGTCGGCGAGTTTGCCGGGCAGGCCCTGCGAATCGAGAGCGCCCTTGCGGCGGGTCAATTCGCGCGCCTTGCGGGCGGCCTCGCGGGCCTGGGCGGCGAGAATCGCCTTGGAGCAGATGCGCTTGGCATCGGTCGGATGCTCCTCGCACCACGCCCCCAGCGACTCGCCCACGGCCGTGTTCACCATGCCTTCGACTTCCCCGTTGAGCAGCTTGCCCTTGGTCTGGCCTTCGAACTGCGGGTTGGGGATCTTCACGCTGATGACGGCCACGATGCCTTCGCGCCAGTCATCGCCGGACGGGGCGGAGTCGCCTTTGAGGAGGCCGGAGTTTTTGGCGTAGTTGTTGAGCGTGCGGGTCAGCGCGGTTTTGAAGCCGGACAGGTGCGTTCCGCCGTCGACGGTGTTGATGTTGTTGGCGAAAGTCGTGATGACTTCGTTGTAGGAATCGACGTAGCGGAGGGCGATTTCGACGACGAGGGCGCCGTCGTTGGCGTCGGTCTTGATGTAAACGGGTTCGTGGAGCGAGGTTTTGCTCTCGGTCTGATGGCGGACCATTTCGACGATGCCGTCATTGAACTGGAAGGTTTCGGTTTTGCCGCCGGGTCGTGCGTCGGCGACGACGATCTTGATGCCGGGGTTGAGGTAGGCGCGCTCGCGGAGTCGGCCGGAGATGGTTTCGTAGGTGTGCTTGATGTCGCCGAAGATTTCCTTGTCGGGCCGCCAGGAGATTTTCGTGCCGCGCGTGGTGGATTCGCCGATGACTTTGAGCGGGTCGGTGGGGACGCCGCGCTCGAATCCCATGCTGTAGAGCTTGCCATCGCGGGCGACTTCGACTTCGAGCCATTCGGAAAGGGCATTGACGCAGGAGACGCCCACGCCGTGCAGTCCGCCGGAGACCTTGTAGGAGTTTGAGTCGAACTTGCCGCCGGCGTGGAGGATCGTCATGACGATTTCGACGGTGGGCTTGCCGTTGAGCTGGGGGTTCTCGTGCTTGTAGGGTCCGACGGGGATGCCGCGGCCGTTGTCGACGCAGGTGATCGACTCGTCGGGGTTGATGGTGACGTGGATTTCATCGCAGTGTCCGGCGAGGGCTTCGTCGATGGCGTTGTCGACGACTTCCCAGACCAGGTGATGCATGCCGCGTGCGTCGGTGCCGCCGACGTACATGGCGGGCCGCTTGCGCACGGCGGCGAGGCCCTCGAGCACTTTGATGGAATCTTCGGTGTAATCGCCGGCTGCGGCGGGGGTCTTGGGCTTGGTTTCGTCCATGAAATAGGCGCCTCAGTTGGCAGTTCGGAAGGCAAAAAGGCCCTTGAAAACAAGGGGGTTTTGACAGATGGGTATTTTAGCAGAAGGGGCGGTGCAAGGCCAGCGAAGGGGAGGCGAAGCACGCCGCGAGCGGCGTCGCTCAACTGGGCGGGGGGATGGGTTGAACTTAAGCGAAAAGCAGTCGCCGGCCTTTGGGGGTGGGGATCGGGTCACCGTGCTGTTTGGCGGTGTCGATCCACAACTGCGCGGCGTCTTTGGCGTTGGCCAGCGCCTGTTCCTGCGAGTCGCCGTGGGCAACACAGCCGGGCAATTCAGGAATCTCGGCCACGAAGACCTGATCCTCGGCGCTCCAGTAGATGATGACTTCATATTTGTCCATCAGAGCTTGTCTCCGAGTTTGTTCTTCACAATGATATCCCGGACCTGTCGCACCTGGTACACCTTGGGGTGATTTCCCTGTTTTTGCAGATTGGGCTTTTCGGCAACACCTTCACGGCGGAAGATATTGTGGCTGCCGCGGTGCTGCGCTCAAAACCAAGACGTTCCAGAAGGCCGCAAAGATCGTCAAACAAGATATTCGCATCGCTTGCGCCGCGAAGAATCTGGTCAAGAAGCTTGTCCCATTTGCCCATGTGACAAACCGTACACTTCGTCGACGCATTTCGC contains:
- the gyrB gene encoding DNA topoisomerase (ATP-hydrolyzing) subunit B, with product MDETKPKTPAAAGDYTEDSIKVLEGLAAVRKRPAMYVGGTDARGMHHLVWEVVDNAIDEALAGHCDEIHVTINPDESITCVDNGRGIPVGPYKHENPQLNGKPTVEIVMTILHAGGKFDSNSYKVSGGLHGVGVSCVNALSEWLEVEVARDGKLYSMGFERGVPTDPLKVIGESTTRGTKISWRPDKEIFGDIKHTYETISGRLRERAYLNPGIKIVVADARPGGKTETFQFNDGIVEMVRHQTESKTSLHEPVYIKTDANDGALVVEIALRYVDSYNEVITTFANNINTVDGGTHLSGFKTALTRTLNNYAKNSGLLKGDSAPSGDDWREGIVAVISVKIPNPQFEGQTKGKLLNGEVEGMVNTAVGESLGAWCEEHPTDAKRICSKAILAAQAREAARKARELTRRKGALDSQGLPGKLADCTSKDVDRSEMYIVEGDSAGGSAKGGRDREYQAILPLKGKILNVEKARLDKILGFEEIRVIIQALRCGIGEEFDISKLRYGKIIIMTDADVDGSHIRTLLLTFFFRQMSDLIKQNRVYIAQPPLYLASRGKKHEYVLNERKLFNTLTDLGLDGTELILRDDTGKELKRLAGEELRRVINMLAQLDELATIVERRGVPFVDFLTMRNDDPEKTGRLPRFRVLVGGDNLFFWNEKDEMAALKERGVAIDPLTSEAYQLTSKGDRIAIPRQELHEVKELEKLLPQLAAVGLPIEDYALTQEISVSGEKLPTRYALSTNHGSGEATLVDVPNIASVIESVHTIGRSGMEIKRFKGLGEMDAEQLWETTMNPANRTLLRVTWDAASEAEKLFTILMGENVEQRRKFIEDHALEVKNLDV
- a CDS encoding type II toxin-antitoxin system HicB family antitoxin encodes the protein MDKYEVIIYWSAEDQVFVAEIPELPGCVAHGDSQEQALANAKDAAQLWIDTAKQHGDPIPTPKGRRLLFA